The following proteins come from a genomic window of Amaranthus tricolor cultivar Red isolate AtriRed21 chromosome 14, ASM2621246v1, whole genome shotgun sequence:
- the LOC130799970 gene encoding protein CASP codes for MEVPQTGLEREKSSSSSSSPVSVIANFWKEFDLEKEKSLLDEQGLRIAENQENSQKNRRKLAESTRDFKKASPEDKLNLFNSLLKGYQEEVDNLTKRAKFGENAFLNIYQKLYEAPDPFPALASISEQDVKISELESDNRKMKVELEEFRAEASHLKNQQSTIRRLEERNRQLEQQMEEKVKEIVEMKQRSLAEENQKTLEVLKEREQSLQDQLRQAKESVVTMQKLHELAQSQLFELRAQSEEDTAAKQSELSLLMDEVERAQSRLLSLEREKGHLRSKLQSANDESENKKSDIVDPNSNLENSLSAKEKIISELNMELNKVETTLSTEREHHISEIKKLNALLHEKDIALEELKKELQARPTAKLVEDLRKKVKILQAVGYNSIEAEDWEVATSGEEMSKLESLLLDKNKKMEHELTQLKVKLSEKTSLLEAAEAKLSEFSAKVDEQQKLIQKLEDDILKGYSSKERRVSFFNDWDLSDSVLAEPSESTEPKHSSSDQDQSSMLKVICNQRDRFRARLRETEEEVRQMKDKIRVLTEELEKTKADNVKLYGKIRYVQDYNHEKVISRGSKKPSDDLESGLSTDVESKYKKIYEDDINPFAAFSKKERDQRYKELGLRDKITLTSGRFLLGNKYARTFAFFYTIGLHILVFTCLYRMSALSHLSHGSEGIEEKTILPNAL; via the exons ATGGAGGTTCCACAGACTGGATTGGAGAGGGAAAAGTCGagctcatcttcttcttctccagTATCTGTTATCGCCAATTTCTGGAAAG AATTTGATTTGGAGAAGGAAAAGAGTTTGTTAGATGAGCAAGGGCTTCGGATTGCCGAAAACCAGGAGAACAGCCAGAAGAATCGTCGCAAACTTGCAGAGAGCACTCGAG ACTTCAAAAAAGCTTCTCCAGAggataaattgaatttattcaATTCTTTACTGAAGGGATATCAGGAAGAAGTCGATAACCTTACTAAGCGTGCGAAATTTGGAGAAAATGCATTTCTTAATATTTACCAGAAACTTTACGAGGCTCCAGATCCTTTTCCAGCTCTTGCATCAATTTCA GAACAAGATGTAAAAATATCTGAACTAGAATCTGATAACCGAAAAATGAAAGTTGAGCTTGAAGAATTCCGGGCTGAAGCGTCACATTTAAAAAATCAACAGTCAACTATAAGGAGACTTGAAGAACGCAATCGCCAATTGGAGCAACAG ATGgaagaaaaagtaaaagaaatagTGGAAATGAAGCAGCGCAGTTTGGCGGAAGAGAATCAAAAGACTCTAGAAGTTCTGAAAGAACG TGAGCAGTCGCTACAGGATCAACTACGTCAAGCTAAAGAAAGTGTGGTGACTATGCAAAAGTTGCACGAACTTGCCCAGAGCCAGTTGTTTGAGCTTCGTGCTCAGTCAG AGGAAGACACAGCTGCAAAGCAGTCAGAACTTAGTCTTTTGATGGACGAAGTGGAACGCGCTCAAAGCCGATTGTTGAGTCTTGAGAGAGAAAAG GGACATCTACGTTCAAAGTTACAGTCTGCAAATGACGAAAGTGAAAATAAGAAAAG TGATATTGTTGATCCAAATAGCAACCTTGAGAATTCTTTGAGTGCAAAAGAGAAGATTATATCTGAATTGAATATGGAACTTAATAAGGTGGAGACCACCTTATCAACTGAGAGGGAGCATCATATTTCTGAGATTAAGAAACTGAATGCGCTTCTTCATGAAAAG GACATTGCCCTAGAGGAGCTGAAGAAAGAGCTGCAGGCTCGGCCAACTGCAAAATTGGTTGAAGATTTGCggaaaaaagtcaaaattttgcag GCAGTTGGTTACAATTCTATAGAGGCTGAAGATTGGGAAGTAGCCACAAGTGGTGAAGAAATGAGCAAATTGGAATCGTTGTTGCTGGACAAGAACAAAAAGATGGAACATGAGCTTACTCAATTGAAG GTTAAGCTCTCAGAGAAAACATCACTTCTTGAAGCTGCAGAAGCAAAGTTATCAGAATTTTCTGCCAAGGTTGATGAGCAGCAAAAACTAATTCAGAAACTTGAAGATGATATATTGAAG GGATATAGCTCCAAAGAACGGAGAgtatcattttttaatgattggGATTTGTCAGACTCTGTTTTAGCTGAGCCATCTGAG AGCACAGAACCGAAGCATAGTTCCAGTGATCAGGACCAAAGCTCAATGCTTAAGGTGATTTGCAATCAGAGAGATAGATTCCGAGCACGACTTCGCGAGACTGAAGAA GAGGTAAGGCAAATGAAGGATAAGATTCGGGTTTTGACAGAAGAACTGGAGAAAACAAAGGCAGACAACGTAAAGCTTTATGGGAAAATTCGATACGTCCAAGACTACAATCATGAGAAAGTGATTTCTAGAGGGTCAAAGAAG CCTTCCGATGATCTAGAAAGTGGTTTGAGCACTGATGTTGAGTCCAAGTATAAGAAGATTTATGAAGACGATATTAACCCCTTTGCTGCTTTTTCCAAAAAG GAGCGAGATCAAAGGTATAAGGAGCTGGGTCTCAGGGACAAAATAACCCTTACCAGTGGGCGTTTCCTTCTTGGCAACAA ATATGCTCGAACATTTGCGTTCTTCTACACAATTGGGTTACATATTCTAGTTTTCACTTGTCTATACAGGATGTCTGCTCTTAGTCATCTAAG TCATGGGTCTGAAGGAATTGAAGAGAAAACCATTCTGCCTAATGCTCTCTAA
- the LOC130799968 gene encoding uncharacterized protein LOC130799968, which translates to MSLIRRHVTKRVGICVISKRHDSIMATMEEPQWQPPLAYHRFCIRHLLSNFNRDHGNIELKKAFGTTVEQRQQHKVTSGLRKIGTIKPEALTWIDDVGDICKWSLCHDGGYRYGVTNTNEAEFFNYLMKGVRFLPVTKLVEFTFYHVNDHFVRSRENAFIWKDNGNIYTSHAAKIIAHDFEKATFHEVTTVNLQQGVYQVKSGQGNR; encoded by the coding sequence ATGTCTTTGATTCGAAGGCATGTGACAAAGAGGGTTGGTATATGTGTCATATCTAAAAGGCATGACAGCATAATGGCAACTATGGAAGAGCCACAATGGCAACCACCGCTTGCTTATCATAGATTTTGCATTCGTCATCTACTTAGCAACTTCAACCGTGACCATGGAAATATCGAGTTGAAAAAAGCGTTTGGAACGACTGTCGAACAGAGACAACAACATAAGGTCACTAGTGGTTTGAGAAAAATAGGAACTATAAAACCAGAGGCACTTACATGGATTGATGATGTAGGGGACATTTGTAAATGGTCGTTGTGTCATGATGGGGGGTATAGGTACGGTGTGACCAACACTAATGAAGCTGAATTCTTCAACTATTTGATGAAGGGTGTTCGTTTCTTGCCTGTGACTAAACTTGTTGAATTCACCTTTTACCATGTTAATGATCATTTTGTTAGAAGTCGTGAAAATGCATTTATATGGAAAGATAATGGAAATATATATACTTCTCATGCTGCAAAGATCATTGCACATGACTTCGAGAAGGCTACTTTCCATGAGGTTACTACCGTTAATTTACAACAAGGCGTCTATCAAGTCAAGAGCGGGCAAGGCAATAGGTAA